The Flavobacterium faecale genome has a segment encoding these proteins:
- the rplT gene encoding 50S ribosomal protein L20: MPRSVNSVAKRARRKKIMKQAKGFFGRRKNVWTVAKNAVEKAMCYAYRDRKVNKRNFRALWIQRINAGARLEGMSYSQFMGKVKKNNIELNRKVLADLAMNHPEAFKAVLNKVK, from the coding sequence ATGCCAAGATCGGTAAATTCAGTTGCTAAAAGAGCAAGAAGAAAAAAAATAATGAAGCAAGCCAAAGGTTTCTTTGGTAGACGTAAAAACGTTTGGACAGTTGCTAAAAATGCGGTAGAGAAAGCAATGTGCTACGCTTACCGTGATAGAAAAGTGAACAAAAGAAATTTCCGTGCATTATGGATTCAACGTATCAACGCTGGAGCTAGATTGGAAGGAATGTCTTATTCACAATTCATGGGTAAAGTAAAAAAGAACAATATCGAATTGAACCGTAAAGTTCTTGCAGATTTGGCTATGAACCACCCAGAAGCATTCAAAGCTGTACTTAATAAAGTAAAATAA
- the rpmI gene encoding 50S ribosomal protein L35, producing the protein MPKMKTKSSAKKRFKVTGSGKIKRKHAFKSHILTKKSKKRKLALTHSALVHKTDMKSIKQQLRII; encoded by the coding sequence ATGCCTAAAATGAAAACCAAATCTAGCGCCAAGAAACGTTTTAAAGTTACTGGTTCTGGAAAGATTAAAAGAAAGCATGCTTTTAAAAGTCACATCTTGACTAAAAAATCTAAGAAACGTAAATTAGCCTTGACACACTCAGCGCTAGTTCACAAAACAGATATGAAAAGTATCAAACAACAATTAAGAATTATATAA
- the infC gene encoding translation initiation factor IF-3, translated as MQEVRLVGENIEPGVFKLAEALRLADQFELDLVEISPNAEPPVCKIMDYKKFVYEQKKRDKILKAKSTQVTVKEIRFGPQTDEHDYEFKRKNAEKFLKEGSKLKAFVFFKGRSIIYKDQGQILLLRLATDLEEFGKVEAMPVLEGKRMIMFIAPKKKK; from the coding sequence TTGCAAGAAGTGAGACTTGTTGGTGAGAACATCGAACCAGGAGTTTTTAAACTTGCTGAAGCATTGAGATTAGCAGACCAATTTGAATTGGATCTTGTAGAAATTTCGCCTAATGCAGAACCACCGGTTTGCAAGATTATGGATTACAAGAAATTTGTTTACGAGCAAAAGAAACGTGACAAAATCTTAAAAGCTAAATCAACACAGGTAACTGTGAAGGAAATTCGTTTTGGTCCTCAGACAGATGAGCACGATTATGAATTTAAAAGAAAAAATGCTGAGAAATTCTTGAAAGAAGGATCAAAATTAAAAGCATTTGTATTCTTTAAAGGTCGTTCTATCATTTACAAAGACCAAGGTCAAATCTTGTTGTTAAGATTAGCAACAGATCTAGAAGAATTTGGTAAAGTAGAAGCGATGCCAGTTTTGGAAGGAAAGAGAATGATTATGTTCATTGCTCCTAAGAAGAAAAAATAA
- the thrS gene encoding threonine--tRNA ligase: protein MIKITLPDGSVREYAPDVTPMDVAKSISEGFARNVISASFNGTTIETSTPLTTDGSLVLYTWNDEGGKKAFWHSTSHVMAQVLEEMYPGIKLTLGPAIANGFYYDVDFEEQKITEADFKKIEDRVLEISRGKHEFKLRPVTKADALELYKDNVYKTELITNLEDGTITFCDHDTFTDLCRGGHIPNTGIIKAMKVMSVAGAYWRGDEKNKQLTRVYGTSFPKQKDLTEYLALLEEAKRRDHRKLGKELELFAFSQKVGAGLPLWLPKGAALRERLEQFLKKAQKKAGYEQVATPHIGQKELYVTSGHYAKYGADSFQPITTPNEGEEFLLKPMNCPHHCEIYNVRPWSYKDLPKRYAEFGTVYRYEQSGELHGLTRVRGFTQDDAHIFCTPEQLDEEFKKVIDLVLYVFGSLGFEDFTAQISLRDKENREKYIGTDENWEKAESAIINAAADKGLRTVVEYGEAAFYGPKLDFMVKDALGRQWQLGTIQVDYNLPERFELTYKGSDNELHRPVMIHRAPFGSMERFIAILLEHTAGNFPLWLMPEQAIILSLSEKYEIYAKKVLDLLENHEIRAQIDNRNETIGKKIRDAEMQKIPFMLIVGEEEEKNGTISIRRHGQEGKGNITITIEEFAAIVDEEIKKTLKTFTV from the coding sequence ATGATTAAGATTACTTTGCCCGATGGGTCAGTTAGAGAGTATGCGCCTGACGTAACTCCGATGGATGTAGCTAAAAGTATTAGCGAAGGTTTTGCTAGAAATGTAATTTCGGCATCATTTAATGGTACCACCATTGAAACTTCGACTCCATTGACCACGGACGGAAGTCTTGTTTTATATACATGGAATGATGAAGGTGGTAAAAAAGCTTTCTGGCATTCGACTTCGCACGTTATGGCGCAAGTTCTTGAGGAAATGTATCCTGGAATCAAATTGACATTGGGACCTGCGATTGCAAATGGTTTTTACTATGATGTTGATTTTGAAGAACAAAAAATAACAGAAGCAGACTTTAAGAAAATCGAAGATCGTGTTCTTGAAATTTCGAGAGGGAAACATGAATTTAAATTGCGCCCTGTAACTAAAGCAGATGCTTTGGAGCTATATAAGGACAATGTTTATAAAACAGAGTTGATTACCAACCTTGAAGACGGTACAATTACTTTTTGCGACCATGATACCTTTACGGATTTGTGTCGCGGAGGTCATATTCCAAATACTGGAATCATAAAGGCTATGAAGGTAATGAGTGTTGCGGGTGCATATTGGCGTGGAGACGAGAAAAACAAGCAATTGACTCGTGTATACGGTACTTCTTTTCCAAAACAAAAGGATCTAACAGAATATCTAGCATTGCTTGAAGAGGCAAAGCGTAGAGATCATAGAAAATTAGGTAAAGAATTGGAATTATTTGCTTTTTCACAAAAAGTAGGTGCAGGTTTGCCGTTATGGTTGCCTAAAGGCGCTGCTTTGAGAGAAAGACTAGAGCAATTTTTGAAAAAAGCACAGAAAAAAGCAGGTTACGAGCAAGTTGCGACACCTCATATTGGACAAAAAGAACTTTATGTAACTTCGGGCCATTATGCAAAATATGGTGCAGACAGTTTTCAACCGATAACTACTCCTAACGAAGGTGAAGAGTTTTTATTAAAACCGATGAACTGCCCACATCACTGTGAAATCTATAACGTACGTCCTTGGTCTTATAAAGATTTACCTAAGCGTTATGCTGAATTTGGTACTGTTTACCGTTACGAGCAAAGTGGTGAGCTTCATGGTTTGACACGTGTGAGAGGGTTTACTCAAGATGATGCGCATATTTTTTGTACTCCGGAACAATTGGACGAAGAGTTCAAGAAAGTAATCGATTTGGTTCTTTATGTATTTGGATCATTAGGTTTTGAAGATTTTACAGCTCAGATTTCGTTAAGAGACAAAGAGAACAGAGAAAAATACATTGGTACAGACGAAAATTGGGAAAAAGCAGAAAGCGCTATTATAAACGCTGCTGCTGACAAAGGTTTACGAACTGTGGTTGAGTATGGCGAAGCCGCTTTTTATGGCCCTAAGCTTGACTTTATGGTAAAAGATGCTTTGGGAAGACAATGGCAATTAGGAACGATTCAGGTTGATTACAATTTACCAGAACGTTTTGAATTAACATACAAAGGATCTGACAATGAATTGCACCGACCAGTGATGATTCACAGAGCTCCATTTGGTTCCATGGAACGCTTCATTGCTATCTTGCTAGAACACACTGCAGGAAATTTCCCATTGTGGTTAATGCCTGAACAGGCTATTATCTTGTCTTTGAGCGAGAAATATGAAATATATGCCAAAAAAGTTTTAGATTTGCTAGAAAATCACGAAATTCGCGCCCAGATTGACAACAGAAATGAGACAATCGGGAAGAAGATTAGAGATGCAGAGATGCAGAAAATTCCGTTTATGCTAATTGTAGGTGAGGAAGAGGAGAAAAATGGTACGATTTCTATCCGTCGTCATGGCCAAGAAGGAAAAGGAAATATTACGATAACAATAGAAGAATTTGCTGCTATTGTTGACGAAGAGATTAAAAAGACATTAAAAACATTTACAGTTTAA
- a CDS encoding MutS-related protein — MKIYHSIKSSLENDLKVINRKYSSISIVRLITIAAFICSIYFYIQNGDLRLIFLTLAFFIGFLILMRVHSKLQFQKEVEEALLDVNVNEIDFLENKKLPYENGIEFNDFHHPYAYDLDIFGEHSLFQNLNRTATFIGKKTLAEELLNVSSIREIEDNQEAIHELTSKLEWRQDFNAFAKIANDNETVYKELLYWSKFNSRPLPKWAIWFSYLSPIFFLICLIGNIVSSNSMFGNAMAYIVVFNLMVLGAFMKRIQIEVANSGAIDKICKQYSFLLQKIENEDFKSLKLKDMQQILILHGQNSSVHLERLSGLFSNNDAISNLFTAVLFNGTFLFNLHILNRLIAWKKEHAHALEEWLVTIGKFEALSSLANFAYNNPDFVYPQLNDKFEIQFKELSHPLLNSKTRVGNDVSFNPQSFMILTGSNMSGKSTFLRSLGINMVLSGVGSVVCASEAKVHPLPVLVSMRLSDSLTDSESYFYAEIKRLKQIMDALEEQPAFVLLDEILRGTNSDDKRNGTIEVVKKVIAQKAVGAIATHDIEVCLTTNEFPDTLINKCFEVEIVNDDLHFDYKLRDGVCQNKSASFLMKKMGVI, encoded by the coding sequence ATGAAAATTTATCACTCCATAAAGTCTAGTTTAGAAAATGATCTAAAAGTCATTAATAGAAAATATAGTTCTATTAGTATTGTTCGATTAATAACAATCGCGGCATTCATTTGTTCTATCTATTTCTACATACAAAATGGAGATTTAAGACTTATATTTCTTACTCTAGCTTTTTTTATTGGTTTTTTGATACTCATGCGAGTTCATTCCAAATTACAATTCCAAAAGGAAGTTGAAGAGGCACTTTTGGATGTGAATGTAAACGAAATAGATTTTCTAGAGAATAAGAAGTTACCTTATGAGAACGGAATAGAATTTAATGATTTTCATCATCCGTATGCCTATGATTTGGATATTTTTGGTGAACATTCTTTATTTCAAAACCTGAATAGAACCGCTACTTTTATTGGTAAAAAAACTTTAGCCGAAGAGTTGTTAAATGTGAGTTCTATTCGTGAAATTGAAGACAATCAAGAGGCCATTCACGAACTAACTTCTAAATTAGAATGGAGGCAAGATTTTAATGCTTTTGCTAAAATTGCAAATGACAATGAAACTGTATATAAAGAGTTGCTCTATTGGAGTAAATTTAATAGCCGACCATTACCAAAGTGGGCGATTTGGTTTTCCTATTTAAGTCCTATATTTTTTCTTATATGTTTGATTGGGAATATTGTAAGTTCAAATAGTATGTTTGGAAATGCCATGGCATATATAGTGGTATTTAACTTGATGGTTTTGGGAGCATTTATGAAGCGAATTCAGATTGAAGTTGCAAATTCTGGTGCTATTGATAAAATTTGTAAGCAGTATAGTTTTTTATTGCAAAAGATAGAAAATGAAGATTTTAAGTCTTTGAAGTTAAAGGACATGCAGCAAATATTAATTCTACATGGTCAAAACTCTAGTGTGCATTTAGAAAGGTTGTCTGGACTGTTTAGTAACAATGATGCCATTTCAAATTTGTTTACAGCTGTTTTGTTTAATGGAACATTTTTATTTAATCTGCATATTTTGAATAGGTTAATAGCGTGGAAAAAAGAGCATGCACATGCACTCGAAGAATGGTTAGTTACTATAGGTAAATTTGAAGCATTAAGCAGTTTAGCCAATTTTGCATATAATAATCCTGATTTTGTTTATCCACAGCTAAATGATAAGTTCGAGATTCAGTTTAAAGAGTTAAGTCATCCGTTGCTTAATTCAAAGACTAGGGTAGGTAACGATGTTAGTTTCAACCCTCAGTCGTTTATGATTTTGACTGGTTCAAACATGTCGGGTAAAAGTACATTTTTGCGCAGTTTGGGTATTAATATGGTACTATCTGGAGTAGGTTCTGTTGTGTGTGCCTCGGAGGCAAAAGTTCATCCTCTGCCAGTGCTAGTTTCTATGCGATTATCGGATTCTTTAACAGACAGTGAGTCTTATTTTTATGCGGAAATAAAACGTTTGAAACAAATTATGGACGCTCTTGAGGAGCAGCCTGCATTTGTGCTTTTAGACGAAATTTTGAGAGGAACCAATTCTGATGATAAACGTAACGGTACCATCGAGGTTGTGAAAAAAGTAATTGCTCAAAAAGCTGTTGGAGCAATTGCTACGCATGACATTGAAGTTTGCTTAACTACCAATGAGTTTCCGGATACTTTAATTAACAAATGCTTTGAGGTCGAAATTGTAAATGACGATCTACATTTTGATTATAAGTTACGTGATGGTGTTTGCCAAAACAAAAGTGCTTCCTTCTTAATGAAGAAAATGGGAGTGATTTAG
- a CDS encoding GDSL-type esterase/lipase family protein, which translates to MIYINKKIRIAVTIFSLVSCTIYAQEQFDTNTNKKYIDLLERSLENNPNNKESKVNVAKESRVYWNARKLDYNLHPEKYLKAITLYHETQQKFKQEKEQIDTIRKKRMDKAVENFQDFDDRNSFPKKSILFIGSSSIAGWKTALSFPEFPIINRGIGGMNIPEILYYYDNLVKKYTPSIVAIYCDIDIEQGKSPEVAVQAFTELVTKIKKDFPKATVLLLSMKPVMIDDFIGKDIRMNKMLANKQLLNYSEKEKNVAFIDLATPMLKKDGKLRTDIFIEDGMHLNTLGYTIWDPIIRKKLLELNH; encoded by the coding sequence ATGATTTATATAAATAAAAAAATTAGAATTGCTGTGACAATCTTTTCATTGGTTTCATGCACTATATACGCGCAAGAGCAATTTGATACGAATACAAATAAAAAATATATTGATCTATTAGAGAGATCACTAGAAAATAACCCAAACAATAAGGAGTCTAAAGTCAATGTTGCAAAGGAATCTAGAGTCTATTGGAATGCTAGAAAACTGGACTACAACTTACATCCAGAAAAATATTTGAAAGCAATAACCTTATACCATGAAACCCAACAAAAATTTAAACAGGAAAAAGAACAAATAGATACTATTCGAAAAAAAAGAATGGACAAAGCCGTTGAAAATTTTCAAGATTTTGATGACCGAAATTCATTTCCAAAAAAGTCTATTTTATTCATTGGAAGTTCTAGTATTGCTGGTTGGAAAACCGCTCTATCTTTCCCTGAATTTCCTATAATCAACAGAGGAATCGGGGGCATGAATATTCCTGAAATACTTTATTATTATGACAACCTTGTTAAAAAATACACTCCATCTATTGTAGCTATTTACTGTGATATCGATATCGAACAAGGAAAGTCACCAGAAGTAGCAGTACAAGCATTTACTGAATTAGTAACCAAAATTAAAAAGGATTTCCCAAAAGCCACTGTACTTCTACTTTCAATGAAACCGGTTATGATTGATGATTTCATAGGAAAGGATATTCGCATGAATAAAATGCTTGCCAATAAACAACTTTTGAATTATAGCGAAAAAGAAAAAAATGTAGCATTTATCGACCTTGCAACACCAATGCTAAAAAAAGATGGAAAATTACGAACAGATATCTTTATCGAAGATGGTATGCACCTAAATACATTGGGATATACAATTTGGGATCCAATAATTAGAAAAAAATTACTAGAACTTAATCACTAA
- a CDS encoding sulfatase-like hydrolase/transferase has translation MKIKIALGGFALLLVTACGAQVKPTSKPNILVILCDDLGYADVGFNGSPDIITPELDKLAKEGTIMTSAYVAHTFCGPSRAALLTGRYPAEIGTPYNLRDDGRATTSGVPVEETYMSNMMHDAGYYTSCIGKWHLGDNTQFQPNKRGFDDFYGFLGGGHKYFPNLFQPYYEKQKKAGAYPINVYFTPLLHNTEEVVETEYITDAFSREAIRVIKESDKKKKPFFMYLAYNAPHVPLEAKPEDMKVFANIKDKDRQTYAAMVYAVDRGVGEIVKSLKETNQYENTLIVFLSDNGGNFDHGANNYPLKGTKGDTFEGGFRVPMFWHWPNKVAAGARFDHPVSALDLYPTFAHLAKTNLPKGKKVSGKNIWNDLAANTSPHKDEMIFAYRYREGYTDVAARKEDWKLVRMANEPWQLFNITKDIGEKHDMAGQFPDRVQEMITETQKWTKTHVKPLWFYSQKDAEYWKSGQLPNFDDTFEVEKLRMSPIEWEEKNAK, from the coding sequence ATGAAAATTAAAATTGCTCTAGGAGGATTTGCGCTTCTACTTGTAACTGCTTGCGGTGCTCAAGTGAAACCTACTTCAAAACCCAATATTTTGGTTATATTATGCGATGATTTAGGTTATGCCGATGTCGGTTTTAATGGGTCGCCAGACATCATTACGCCAGAGTTGGACAAATTGGCCAAGGAAGGTACTATTATGACATCAGCTTATGTTGCACACACCTTTTGTGGGCCTAGTAGAGCTGCTTTACTCACTGGGCGATACCCAGCAGAAATTGGTACACCTTATAACTTGCGTGACGATGGGAGAGCCACTACTAGTGGAGTACCAGTAGAGGAAACCTATATGAGTAATATGATGCACGATGCAGGTTACTATACCTCCTGCATAGGAAAATGGCATTTGGGTGATAATACCCAATTTCAACCAAACAAGCGCGGATTTGATGATTTTTATGGTTTCTTGGGAGGTGGACATAAATACTTTCCCAACCTTTTTCAGCCTTATTATGAAAAACAAAAGAAAGCAGGAGCGTATCCTATTAATGTGTATTTCACTCCTTTGTTGCACAACACAGAAGAGGTTGTTGAAACAGAATATATTACAGATGCTTTTTCTAGAGAAGCAATTCGTGTAATCAAAGAGTCTGATAAAAAGAAAAAGCCTTTCTTTATGTACCTTGCTTACAATGCGCCTCATGTACCCCTGGAAGCTAAGCCAGAAGACATGAAAGTCTTTGCCAATATCAAAGACAAAGACCGTCAAACCTATGCGGCTATGGTTTATGCAGTGGATAGAGGAGTGGGCGAAATTGTAAAAAGTTTAAAAGAAACCAATCAATACGAGAATACATTAATTGTATTTTTGAGTGATAACGGTGGTAATTTTGACCATGGAGCAAACAATTACCCTTTAAAAGGAACCAAAGGAGATACCTTTGAAGGCGGTTTCCGTGTGCCAATGTTCTGGCATTGGCCAAACAAAGTAGCAGCTGGTGCTCGTTTTGACCACCCTGTTTCGGCACTGGATTTATACCCAACTTTTGCGCATCTTGCCAAAACCAATTTGCCTAAAGGGAAAAAAGTGAGTGGAAAAAATATATGGAATGATTTGGCTGCCAATACTAGTCCGCACAAAGACGAAATGATTTTTGCATATCGTTACCGTGAAGGTTATACTGATGTAGCGGCTAGAAAAGAAGATTGGAAATTGGTACGTATGGCCAACGAGCCATGGCAATTATTTAATATCACCAAAGACATAGGCGAAAAGCATGATATGGCAGGTCAATTCCCAGATCGTGTACAAGAAATGATTACCGAAACTCAAAAATGGACTAAGACACATGTTAAACCGCTATGGTTTTATTCTCAAAAAGATGCAGAGTATTGGAAATCGGGTCAATTACCTAATTTTGATGATACATTTGAAGTCGAAAAACTTAGAATGTCTCCTATAGAATGGGAGGAGAAAAACGCAAAATAA
- a CDS encoding BLUF domain-containing protein, which produces MYQLNYCSIASSGADLKDLNEILNTAIKRNAVKNITGCLIYHNNYFVQILEGDKQAVLDLYEKIKKDKKHHSVTLLWENSVDSRHFEEWNMAFYQPEENNMKQFVANFMYLATLADRSTGTLLSFWASVRKILDDGMATPLERV; this is translated from the coding sequence ATGTATCAATTAAATTACTGTTCCATTGCAAGTTCCGGTGCAGATTTAAAGGATCTAAACGAGATTTTGAACACTGCAATTAAACGCAATGCAGTAAAAAACATTACTGGTTGTCTCATTTATCACAACAATTATTTCGTTCAAATACTGGAAGGTGATAAACAAGCCGTACTAGACCTATATGAAAAAATTAAAAAAGATAAAAAACATCATTCAGTCACTTTACTTTGGGAAAACAGTGTTGATAGTAGACATTTTGAAGAATGGAATATGGCGTTCTATCAACCTGAGGAAAATAACATGAAACAGTTTGTTGCAAATTTTATGTATCTCGCAACTCTTGCAGACAGATCTACAGGAACATTATTGAGCTTTTGGGCTTCGGTACGCAAAATACTTGATGATGGTATGGCGACTCCTTTAGAAAGAGTATAA
- a CDS encoding toxin-antitoxin system YwqK family antitoxin: MYRIVFIITVFLSLFSCNSQKELYENGNIKAKGKVTNNEKIGKWKIFFENGSLYQIGSYSKGKESGEWKILYENGKIHQIGKFNNGKQDGEWLFFHSNGNQQGIGTLDNGKRIGIWKWFYDNGQLQTERKWNSGKLTEITSYYDGKGNKMDKGTFENGNGTMKMYDSSGKLLETVQYENGEYVK; this comes from the coding sequence ATGTACAGAATAGTATTTATCATAACAGTCTTTTTGTCTTTGTTCTCATGTAACTCTCAAAAGGAACTTTATGAAAATGGAAATATTAAAGCCAAAGGAAAAGTAACAAACAATGAGAAAATTGGCAAATGGAAGATTTTCTTCGAAAACGGTTCTTTATATCAAATTGGATCATATTCCAAAGGGAAAGAAAGTGGCGAATGGAAAATATTATATGAAAACGGAAAAATACATCAAATTGGAAAATTCAATAATGGAAAGCAAGATGGAGAATGGCTGTTTTTTCATTCCAACGGCAACCAACAAGGAATAGGAACTTTAGATAATGGAAAGAGAATTGGAATTTGGAAATGGTTTTATGATAATGGTCAACTTCAAACTGAAAGAAAATGGAATAGCGGAAAACTAACTGAAATAACTAGTTACTATGATGGTAAAGGGAATAAAATGGACAAAGGAACTTTCGAGAATGGTAACGGAACAATGAAAATGTATGACAGTAGCGGTAAATTACTAGAAACAGTGCAATATGAAAATGGAGAATACGTAAAATAA
- a CDS encoding tetratricopeptide repeat-containing sensor histidine kinase encodes MKNSLVIILLLLSKLLFSQTKIDSLERLLPNTVALEKVKLLNELSFAYWNVAPVKGLQYANIAYALAVEENSKADIAKSLQSRGVNYWAKSEFNLALDNYQKSLKLFEEINDLDAISALCSNLGAVYLDINDYENALKYNYRSLKISKEHGFTDTYIIATNNISSIYLAQKNYPKALEYLQEVIAVSGKQSKPNNLASQLNSMGEIYKLQKEYKKAKGSYEEALKLFRETKSSYGTAICLYNIGDTEYRLKNYASAIEYLEESLTLSNTIHDQLGILLANQIMGLVHKAQQHYDSALSYYNKAFQLAIELGAGAKAEKLELYKNYADLHKSTGKLDKSIFYLENYISLKDSINSANSSKQISEMQTKYGSEKKEKENELLRKNSEIQNLAIAKQTNLRNSFIGISLLVILMIIILFNRFTIKKKANQLLIIKNEVISNQRDELKEINSTKDKFFSIISHDLKSPFTNILGFTDLLIEDYDSFDDDQKKEIIVALNKSSQSAFNLLSNLLTWAQSQTGRIKINKKLLNLEELVETSIAPYEYNASAKNIEIITTIPSEVNLLIDRNSAMIAIGNLVNNAIKFTPNGGKINLNYDTGQNNIMLHIKDTGIGMTAEIIGKLFKIEENISTKGTNNEEGTGLGLILSKEFINKNGGDITVKSELGKGSEFIISFPK; translated from the coding sequence ATGAAAAATTCGTTAGTAATTATTCTTTTATTACTCTCTAAACTTTTGTTTTCTCAAACAAAAATTGATAGTTTAGAAAGACTACTACCTAATACAGTAGCACTTGAAAAAGTAAAATTATTAAACGAATTATCTTTTGCGTATTGGAATGTCGCTCCCGTCAAAGGCCTTCAATATGCAAATATAGCTTATGCACTAGCTGTAGAAGAGAACAGCAAAGCAGATATTGCAAAATCACTACAGAGTAGAGGAGTAAATTACTGGGCCAAAAGTGAATTTAACCTTGCTCTTGATAACTATCAAAAATCATTGAAACTGTTTGAAGAAATCAATGACTTAGATGCTATAAGTGCACTATGTAGTAATTTAGGAGCTGTCTATCTCGACATTAATGATTACGAAAATGCTTTAAAATATAATTATAGGTCTTTAAAAATTTCTAAAGAACATGGATTTACTGATACTTACATCATAGCAACCAATAATATCAGCAGTATTTATTTGGCACAAAAAAATTATCCAAAAGCCTTAGAGTATCTGCAGGAAGTTATAGCTGTCTCTGGGAAACAATCCAAACCAAATAATTTGGCCTCTCAACTTAATAGTATGGGAGAGATTTATAAACTTCAAAAAGAGTACAAAAAAGCAAAAGGCAGCTATGAAGAAGCTCTAAAACTATTTAGAGAAACTAAAAGCAGCTATGGAACCGCTATTTGTTTGTACAACATTGGAGATACAGAGTACCGCCTTAAAAATTACGCTAGTGCAATTGAGTATTTAGAAGAATCTTTAACTTTAAGTAACACTATTCATGATCAATTAGGGATCTTACTAGCTAATCAAATTATGGGGCTTGTTCATAAAGCACAACAACATTATGATAGTGCGCTATCCTATTACAACAAAGCATTTCAATTGGCAATTGAACTAGGTGCTGGCGCTAAGGCAGAAAAATTAGAACTTTATAAAAACTATGCTGATCTTCATAAATCGACTGGTAAATTAGATAAGTCAATATTTTATTTAGAAAATTATATTTCACTCAAAGATAGTATCAATAGTGCAAATAGCTCAAAGCAAATCTCTGAAATGCAAACCAAATACGGTAGTGAGAAAAAAGAAAAAGAAAACGAATTATTACGCAAAAACAGTGAAATTCAAAATTTAGCTATTGCAAAACAAACCAACTTAAGAAACTCATTTATTGGCATTTCATTATTGGTTATACTAATGATTATTATACTTTTCAATAGGTTCACTATTAAGAAAAAGGCGAATCAATTGTTAATTATTAAAAACGAAGTAATTTCAAATCAACGTGATGAACTAAAAGAAATCAATTCGACAAAAGATAAATTTTTTAGTATTATTTCTCATGATCTCAAGAGTCCATTTACCAATATTCTAGGTTTTACAGATTTATTAATCGAAGACTATGATAGTTTTGATGATGATCAAAAGAAAGAAATTATAGTTGCATTAAATAAATCATCCCAATCTGCTTTTAATTTGTTATCAAACTTACTTACTTGGGCACAATCGCAAACGGGAAGAATTAAAATTAATAAAAAGCTGCTCAACTTAGAAGAGCTGGTCGAAACTAGTATTGCTCCTTATGAATATAATGCCTCTGCAAAAAACATAGAAATTATAACTACTATTCCATCTGAGGTAAATCTTTTAATTGATCGAAATTCTGCTATGATAGCTATTGGAAATTTGGTAAACAATGCAATTAAATTCACTCCAAATGGTGGGAAAATCAACCTTAATTACGATACTGGTCAAAATAATATTATGCTACATATTAAAGATACAGGTATAGGAATGACCGCAGAAATTATTGGGAAATTGTTCAAAATTGAGGAAAACATATCAACTAAAGGAACGAATAATGAAGAAGGTACAGGTCTAGGTCTCATTCTCTCTAAAGAATTTATCAATAAGAATGGTGGAGATATTACCGTAAAAAGTGAATTAGGAAAAGGCAGTGAATTTATCATCAGCTTTCCTAAATAA